A stretch of DNA from Deltaproteobacteria bacterium:
GATCCTGAAAGGGTACTTTTCCCTGGGGAAGTTGGTGAGCTGGCCGTTAAGGGCCCGGGAATAATTCCAGGATACTGGAAAAAACCTGACGAAACAGCCCATGCCATTCGACAAGGGTGGCTTTATACCGGTGACGTCGGCACAATGGATAAAGACGGCTGGTTTTATATCCTAGATCGGAAAAAGGATATGATAATTGCATCAGGATTTAAGGTCTGGCCAAGGGAAGTCGAAGACTGCCTCTATCTTCACCCTTCCGTCCGTGAAGCGGCTGTGGTGGGTTTACCGGACCCATACAGGGGTGAAACCGTAAAGGCCTTTGTGGCCTTAAGGGAGGGAAATGAGGGTCAGGTCACTGAGGAAGAGATAATAAATTTCTGTAAGGAGCGGCTGGCGGCCTACAAATACCCTAGAAACGTCGAGTTTGTCTCAGAGATTCCCAAGACCCAAACTGGAAAATTCTTACGCCGGGCCTTGCGGAATACTGACAACTCTCAGAAAGAACCTTAGTAAGACCCTGATCACAAAATTTCGACGATCTCCGATTCCCAGCCAGGAGATATTATGATTTTGGTTAAAGTGATACAGGTATCGAATCAAGCAACCTTCGCGCATTGCCATCAAGAAGGGCCATCACCTCTTCTTCAGTAAAAGGCTGGCTCGGTGGCGCCTGATGGGGAAGGCTTTCTATAATTTTAATCCACTCCTTGCTTGAGAGGGAGTCTTCCAAAATGGGGGCGTCAGTGCCAAACATGACCCTGTCCCGCCCGAATTCGTCCAAGAACTTCCTGAGGATATAACAGAATTGGCTGTAGCGTTGCCTGGCGATAGTCTGCCAGGCGCAGAAATCGCACATAACGTTTTCCCTGACCTTCCCCAAAGCTATTAGGTCTCGCCAGAACTCAAAGCCGAGGTGAGCCACTATCACGGTAAGATCAGGGAAATCAACAAGAACTCGCAGTAAGACAGCAGCATGAGCATTGCCTTGATTATAGAACGGGGGATTCTCCGGTCCCATATGGAAGTATACTGGAATCTTCCAGGCAGAGGCCCTTTCGTAGAAAGGGTAGCACTCTTTGTCGGCGGGAAGGAACCCGGTCGTGGGGTACAGCTTTATTCCCCGGGCGCCCCATTCGGTGACACACTTTTCGAGTAACTCCACAGCGCCCTCTCGCCTGGGGTCTACGCCACAGAACCATATGAAGCGGTCCGCGTGTTTCGCTGCGACCTCACTCACGTGCTTGTTCTGCTCATCAATGGGTATCTCGGCCTCACCAAACAGCAGACCGTAATCAAGGTGTAATATGATGGACTTTTCAATGCCTGCCTCATCCATTCGCCTGATGTGACTCGTGCCGTCTGGGTCAAAGTTCTGTGGGCGAGTGACGCTCATTTCCTCTGCTTCGGCCCGCGCTTCCTCAGGGTTCCGGGCTTCGTGCTCACCCGGGACCCAGGAAGGCGATACGGCATTCTCACTAGTAAATCCTTTGACAAATAAGTGGCAATGCATATCAATAGTCATCTCAGTCCCCTCCTAATTACAAGCGATTTGAATGATTTCCCGGGAGACAGCCTGCTAGTTTTACCATATCAACTGATTGCAGTGCATGTCAACAGCGCTGAGATGGGTATATCGGAGGGTCATTTTCAAAGAAATAGTATGCCTTATCTTGACAAGATTACTATAAGCATCGTCATTGATTGCCGCCATCAGATATGGTAAGCATATTTAAAAAATCAGAAATCAAGCAGCGACAGTCTCGATGATTTAATCCTAAAGAAACATATCGTCAACCGAATCATCAGAGATGTTCATAATTATAAGTTGAACGGAGGGTATCGCCATGTATGTTAAAGAAGCCATTGCCAATCGTCTTAGCATCAGACAATATACCGAATCATCCATCCCCTGTGAGCACCTGGAGACGCTTTTCAAATCGTTGCAACTGGCCCCTTCAGCCAGTAACCTTCAAAATTGGGAATTCGTTTTCGCCGGTGATCCCAAGCTCAAGCAGCGTCTCGTTCAGGCTTGCTCCTATCAGCCTTTTGTGGCTCAATGTTCCTATCTTATTGCCGCTATTGTTGATCCCGCGTTAAAATGGCACCAGGTGGACATCACCATCGCCCTGACAAACTTCACCCTGCAAGCCATGGAGTTGGGTTACGGCACATGCTGGATAGGCGCTTTTGATGAATTTAGAGTCAAAGAGCTTTTAGGCATACCCGATCACAAGAAGGTGCTTGTTTGTATGGCTTTTGGCATACCCAAGGGAAGGCACGCTCCGAAAAGCCGTAAGGCGATCGAAGAATTTGTTTACCTAAACGGCTATGGCCGTCCATTCCAAGTTAACCCATAAACAGCGAATATATTGATTGGCAGTGTTTTAAATGTCGTAATAAAATCAGTGAGAATACAGGCTGAAAGGAAATCGAATTAAAATAAGGAGTCTAATATGCTTGAACTTAAGTCAGAGTTTCTCTGTGAATTAGTGGGGGATTTAGATGATCCTCAGGAAATTGGGGCAACACCTTATGGTGTTCGAATGATTGTTCCTATTGTTGGTGGCACAGTAAAAGGACCCAAATTAAACGGAGAGGTACTTGCTTTTGGGGCGGACTGGATTCTTATGCGCTCCGATGGCGTGGGAGAAGTAGATGTTCGAGCCACTATGCGTGCTGATGACGGTGAACTCATCTATGTTTATTACCGTGGCATCTTGAAAATTGCTCCAGAAGTTATGCAACGGATCCAAAATGGCGATGACGTTGATCCATCTGAGTATTATTTTCGTACTACGCCGATTTTCGAGACCAGGTCAGAGAAATATAGTTGGTTGAATCAGATTATCTGTGTTGGTGTTGGTAAAATTGAACCAAAACGAGTTCGCTATAGGGTGTATCAGATACTTTAAAATAAAAAATTATAGGCGAAGAAGTCTACACAAGGTTATACACCTAAATTGAGTGCTTTTTATAAGTCTCAAGCTGCATCACGGTGGAAACAGAACGACCGTTGAAACGCTATAGTAATTTTGACTTGGAGGTGTCTCAGTTTTATTGATACATTTCGGCTTTCGATTTTCGAGAAAGAGCTTTGGTAAGTATTATTAAGTTAAAGAAGGGTAAGAGAGACCATATTATGTTGAAGATGATGTTATCTCTAAATGCTTTATCCTTCCCAATCATTCATGCCAGGGAATAGCCTTAATTCTACACTCTTGTAAAGCCCTTTTCCTTGACACACCAGGACATTTCCTCTTATATTGCTCACAGAAAAAAAGGATTTTTCATCGTCTCCTTTCATTTCATCTGCATGTGGGACGGGTTTTAGAGGTTATCACGGCCCGGTTCATTCAGATGGTATTTATCCTATTTGTTCTCAATCAGGCTACATATATTTTCAGCCGGCTGTGACCGGTTTTATTTTACGGAGGTTTCATTGATGTCAATTCACCCACTAGAGGAAATTCTCCACCCAAAATCAATCGCCGTGGTTGGAGCCTCAGACGGTGGTCGAGGAGGAGGTTTCATCACCCCCCTTCAAGAACTCAGCTACCAGGGGAAAATCTACCCGGTTAATCCCAAGTACCCGGAGATCATGGGTTTGAAAGCCTATCCCAGGGTCAGAGACATCCCGGGGCCAGTAGATTACGTCATTTCTTCCATTCCGGCGTCAGAGGTTCTAGGTTTGATCGAGGACTGCGCCCAGAAGGGTGTCAAGGCAGTCCACCTCTACACAGCCCGTTTCAGTGAGACAGGGCGAAAGGATGCTGCCGATTTAGAAATAGAAATTCTAAGGCAGGCAAGAAA
This window harbors:
- a CDS encoding amidohydrolase, translating into MTIDMHCHLFVKGFTSENAVSPSWVPGEHEARNPEEARAEAEEMSVTRPQNFDPDGTSHIRRMDEAGIEKSIILHLDYGLLFGEAEIPIDEQNKHVSEVAAKHADRFIWFCGVDPRREGAVELLEKCVTEWGARGIKLYPTTGFLPADKECYPFYERASAWKIPVYFHMGPENPPFYNQGNAHAAVLLRVLVDFPDLTVIVAHLGFEFWRDLIALGKVRENVMCDFCAWQTIARQRYSQFCYILRKFLDEFGRDRVMFGTDAPILEDSLSSKEWIKIIESLPHQAPPSQPFTEEEVMALLDGNARRLLDSIPVSL
- a CDS encoding nitroreductase family protein; this encodes MYVKEAIANRLSIRQYTESSIPCEHLETLFKSLQLAPSASNLQNWEFVFAGDPKLKQRLVQACSYQPFVAQCSYLIAAIVDPALKWHQVDITIALTNFTLQAMELGYGTCWIGAFDEFRVKELLGIPDHKKVLVCMAFGIPKGRHAPKSRKAIEEFVYLNGYGRPFQVNP
- a CDS encoding DUF3237 domain-containing protein; the encoded protein is MLELKSEFLCELVGDLDDPQEIGATPYGVRMIVPIVGGTVKGPKLNGEVLAFGADWILMRSDGVGEVDVRATMRADDGELIYVYYRGILKIAPEVMQRIQNGDDVDPSEYYFRTTPIFETRSEKYSWLNQIICVGVGKIEPKRVRYRVYQIL